From Streptosporangium album, the proteins below share one genomic window:
- a CDS encoding glycosyltransferase family 2 protein, translated as MIVAVHNCRPYLDRCLTSLLIQRVSREIVVVDDGSTDGSTELLDLYASHHRGVIRVIRQEHSGGAGRPRNVGISHARGRYVFFCDADDYLGPEALERMLAMADRNDSDIVLGKIVGHDRRAPVSMFRQSAERAPLGGSAVYNSLSCFKLFRREMLERHAIRFDETLLVGEDVVFTAHAYCHAGVISVVADYDCYHLVDRPDGSSIMQQDGSRDPVSWLRMIRRPIELVVAHVRPGALRDHLLRRHFRLDAFGALGVPFLTAGELQRREIVAEVADLCDRWLTDGVRARLTVIDRNRIAALQDIDRLVRLAHIESAVVRRELTELRWDGENRLVVSGRVELSALEQEGRPKLVAGGLALVLRLRHSGTEPPPDVVVPVTGDCDGFTGLIDVAGLRSGVWDVQVTVECEGITRLARFGADRDGRVAQPVPRMVGGAVALPYFTRPHGNLSLDVGGHVMSVPASVRLTRTRWAAGPRLMIDGEIVVGTGTPGAHAVRHLVWRERWSGLERHEPVAVGAGGAFATQQMVGRLSPGTWDAYLELDLGGPPARFRIEAEAVAIVPQRTWWRGLVRRSVRPYATAGKGRLSTVVRTATPRTFVRRILR; from the coding sequence GTGATCGTGGCCGTCCACAACTGCCGTCCCTATCTCGACAGATGCCTCACCTCCCTGCTGATCCAGCGGGTCAGCAGGGAGATCGTCGTGGTGGACGACGGGTCCACCGACGGCAGCACCGAGCTGCTCGACCTCTACGCCTCCCACCACCGCGGCGTCATCCGGGTCATCCGGCAGGAGCACTCCGGCGGCGCCGGCCGTCCCCGTAACGTCGGGATCTCACACGCGCGCGGCAGATACGTCTTCTTCTGCGACGCCGACGACTACCTCGGTCCCGAGGCGCTGGAGCGGATGCTCGCGATGGCCGACCGCAACGACTCCGACATCGTCCTCGGGAAGATCGTCGGTCATGACCGCAGGGCGCCGGTCTCGATGTTCCGTCAGAGCGCCGAGCGGGCGCCCCTCGGGGGGAGCGCGGTCTACAACAGCCTGAGCTGCTTCAAGCTGTTCCGCCGGGAGATGCTGGAGCGCCACGCCATCCGCTTCGACGAGACGCTGCTGGTGGGCGAGGACGTGGTCTTCACCGCCCACGCCTACTGCCACGCCGGTGTGATCTCGGTGGTCGCCGACTACGACTGCTACCACCTGGTCGACCGGCCCGACGGCAGCAGCATCATGCAGCAGGACGGCAGCCGCGACCCGGTCTCCTGGCTACGGATGATCAGGCGGCCGATCGAGCTGGTCGTCGCCCACGTGCGTCCCGGCGCGCTCCGCGACCACCTCCTCCGCCGCCACTTCCGGCTGGACGCCTTCGGCGCCCTCGGCGTGCCCTTCCTCACGGCGGGTGAGCTCCAGCGCAGGGAGATCGTCGCCGAGGTGGCGGACTTGTGCGACCGATGGCTGACCGACGGCGTCCGCGCCCGGCTCACCGTCATCGACCGGAACCGGATCGCCGCGCTCCAGGACATCGACCGTCTGGTACGGCTGGCGCACATCGAGTCGGCCGTGGTGCGCCGGGAGCTCACCGAGCTCCGCTGGGACGGGGAGAACCGGCTGGTCGTCTCCGGCAGGGTCGAGCTGAGCGCGCTGGAGCAGGAGGGCCGCCCGAAGCTCGTCGCCGGTGGCCTGGCCCTGGTGCTGCGGCTGCGGCACAGCGGCACCGAGCCGCCCCCCGACGTCGTGGTCCCCGTGACCGGCGACTGCGACGGCTTCACCGGCCTCATAGACGTCGCGGGGCTGCGTTCGGGCGTCTGGGACGTCCAGGTGACCGTCGAGTGCGAGGGGATCACCCGGCTCGCGCGGTTCGGCGCCGATCGGGACGGGCGGGTCGCCCAGCCGGTGCCCCGCATGGTCGGCGGTGCCGTCGCCCTGCCCTACTTCACCCGGCCGCACGGAAATCTCAGCCTCGACGTCGGGGGGCACGTGATGAGCGTGCCCGCCAGCGTGCGGCTGACCCGGACACGCTGGGCGGCCGGCCCACGGCTGATGATCGACGGGGAGATCGTCGTCGGCACCGGCACGCCGGGGGCGCACGCCGTACGCCATCTGGTCTGGCGGGAACGCTGGTCGGGGCTGGAGCGGCACGAACCGGTCGCGGTCGGGGCCGGAGGCGCGTTCGCGACCCAGCAGATGGTGGGCCGGCTGAGTCCGGGCACCTGGGACGCCTACCTGGAGCTGGATCTCGGGGGCCCGCCCGCGCGGTTCCGGATCGAGGCGGAGGCGGTGGCGATCGTGCCGCAGCGCACGTGGTGGCGGGGTCTGGTCAGGCGGAGCGTGCGGCCGTACGCCACGGCGGGGAAGGGCCGGCTCAGCACGGTGGTCCGCACCGCCACGCCCAGGACGTTCGTCAGACGCATTCTCCGTTAA
- a CDS encoding energy-coupling factor ABC transporter permease, with translation MHVPDGFFNAAVSISAGAVAAAGVAVCLRGARRELDDRTAPMAGLVAAFIFAVQMLNFPVAAGTSGHLLGGTLAAILVGPYTAVLCVAVVLLVQGFFFADGGLTALGINITLMGIVAIVVGWAAFRLITRAVRSRGAVVAASFVAALISVPAAALAFTLLFWIGGTAPIEVGTVAAAMGGVHVLIGIGEGLITAVTVSTVLAIRPDLVYGARGLATPLVLRGPGGDTEVTPEAPAPIAPRRLGWFLPAGIVVAALLAGIVSFYASSSPDGLERVATDKGFSGQATDHALGEQPLADYGDAGGIPVGVAGLIGVGVTLGVGGGLFFSVRRRTRGRDEVTV, from the coding sequence GTGCACGTACCCGATGGTTTCTTCAACGCTGCCGTCTCGATCTCAGCCGGGGCCGTCGCGGCGGCCGGCGTCGCGGTATGCCTGCGCGGCGCCCGCCGCGAGCTCGACGACCGGACCGCCCCCATGGCGGGTCTGGTGGCCGCCTTCATCTTCGCCGTCCAGATGCTCAACTTCCCGGTCGCCGCGGGCACCAGCGGGCATCTCCTCGGCGGCACGCTCGCCGCGATCCTCGTCGGGCCGTACACAGCCGTGTTGTGCGTGGCCGTGGTCCTGCTCGTGCAGGGCTTCTTCTTCGCCGACGGCGGCCTGACCGCGCTGGGCATCAACATCACGCTCATGGGCATCGTCGCCATCGTGGTCGGCTGGGCCGCCTTCCGCCTGATCACCCGGGCGGTGAGGAGCAGGGGCGCCGTCGTCGCGGCCTCGTTCGTCGCGGCCCTGATCTCGGTGCCCGCCGCGGCGCTGGCCTTCACGCTGCTGTTCTGGATCGGGGGCACCGCACCCATCGAGGTCGGCACGGTCGCCGCCGCGATGGGCGGCGTGCACGTGCTCATCGGCATCGGTGAGGGCCTGATCACCGCGGTCACCGTCAGCACCGTGCTCGCGATCCGCCCTGACCTGGTGTACGGCGCGCGGGGACTGGCCACCCCGCTGGTGCTGCGCGGTCCCGGCGGCGACACCGAGGTGACCCCGGAGGCCCCGGCTCCGATCGCCCCGCGGCGCCTCGGCTGGTTCCTGCCGGCCGGCATCGTGGTGGCGGCCCTGCTGGCGGGGATCGTCAGCTTCTACGCCTCCTCCTCGCCCGACGGCCTGGAGCGGGTCGCGACGGACAAGGGCTTCAGCGGCCAGGCCACCGACCACGCCCTGGGCGAGCAGCCGCTCGCCGACTACGGCGACGCGGGCGGCATCCCGGTCGGCGTGGCCGGCCTGATCGGGGTCGGGGTGACCCTCGGGGTCGGCGGCGGGCTGTTCTTCTCGGTGCGCCGTCGCACCAGGGGCAGGGACGAGGTCACGGTCTAG
- the cbiQ gene encoding cobalt ECF transporter T component CbiQ, with protein sequence MGSGHHHQLYRPGDTPVHRLPPQCKLVAVACFALVVVATPREWFWAFGLYALLLAAAASSARLPPAFLLRRMAVEIPFVIFAVALPFIGSGERVPFLGLSFSVAGLWAAWNILAKATLGVLASVLLAATTEPRLMLLGAQRLRLPPLLVQIAMFMLRYMDVIMDEMRRMRVARESRGFVARDVRHIPVIAQSAGALFIRSYERGERVHLAMLSRGYTGSMPVIQDLSASSRQWLVAGMLPGAALVVLLGTWGLA encoded by the coding sequence GTGGGTTCGGGTCACCACCACCAGCTCTACCGGCCGGGCGACACACCCGTCCACCGGCTGCCGCCCCAGTGCAAGCTGGTGGCGGTGGCCTGCTTCGCCCTGGTGGTCGTGGCCACCCCCCGCGAGTGGTTCTGGGCGTTCGGGCTCTACGCCCTGCTCCTGGCGGCCGCGGCGTCCTCCGCACGGCTCCCTCCGGCGTTCCTGCTCCGCCGGATGGCGGTCGAGATCCCATTCGTGATCTTCGCCGTGGCGCTGCCGTTCATCGGGTCCGGCGAGCGCGTGCCGTTCCTGGGACTGTCGTTCAGCGTCGCGGGCCTGTGGGCCGCCTGGAACATCCTGGCCAAGGCCACTCTGGGGGTGCTCGCTAGCGTCCTGCTGGCGGCCACCACCGAGCCCCGCCTGATGCTGCTGGGCGCGCAGCGGCTCAGGCTGCCGCCGCTGCTGGTGCAGATCGCGATGTTCATGCTCCGCTACATGGACGTGATCATGGATGAGATGCGCCGGATGCGGGTGGCCAGAGAGTCGCGGGGGTTCGTGGCCAGGGACGTCCGGCACATCCCGGTGATCGCACAATCGGCGGGCGCGCTGTTCATCCGCTCCTACGAGCGGGGCGAGCGGGTGCACCTGGCGATGCTCAGCCGTGGCTACACCGGCTCGATGCCGGTCATCCAGGACCTGTCCGCCTCGTCGCGCCAGTGGCTGGTCGCCGGTATGTTGCCGGGCGCGGCGCTCGTGGTGCTGCTCGGAACCTGGGGGTTGGCATGA
- a CDS encoding energy-coupling factor ABC transporter ATP-binding protein has product MTTPSLEVRRLAYAYPDGTQALFGVDFTIGRGERVALLGPNGAGKTTLVMHLNGILAAGHGTVAVAGLPVAKDSLREIRRRVGLVFQDPDDQLFMPTVREDVAFGPANLGIGGEELQRRVKDALDQVGMLEAVDRPPHHLSFGQRRRVAVATVLAMEPEILVLDEPSSNLDPASRRELADILRSLDVTVLMVTHDLPYALELCDRALVLSGGVIAADGPTRDILADADLLAAHRLELPYGFALP; this is encoded by the coding sequence ATGACGACACCGTCTCTTGAGGTGCGCCGTCTGGCGTATGCCTATCCGGACGGCACGCAGGCGCTGTTCGGCGTGGACTTCACGATCGGGCGAGGGGAACGGGTGGCGCTGCTCGGGCCGAACGGCGCGGGCAAGACGACACTGGTGATGCATCTCAACGGCATCCTGGCCGCCGGGCACGGGACGGTCGCGGTGGCCGGGCTGCCGGTGGCGAAGGACTCGCTCAGGGAGATCCGCAGGCGGGTCGGGCTCGTCTTCCAGGACCCCGACGACCAGCTCTTCATGCCGACGGTCCGGGAGGACGTGGCCTTCGGCCCGGCCAACCTCGGGATCGGGGGAGAGGAGCTCCAGCGCCGGGTCAAGGACGCGCTGGACCAGGTGGGCATGCTGGAGGCGGTCGACCGGCCCCCGCACCACCTGTCCTTCGGCCAGCGCCGCCGGGTGGCGGTGGCGACCGTGCTGGCCATGGAGCCGGAGATCCTGGTGCTGGACGAGCCCTCGTCGAACCTGGACCCCGCCTCCCGCCGCGAGCTCGCCGACATCCTGCGGAGCCTCGACGTGACCGTGCTGATGGTCACCCACGACCTGCCCTACGCCCTGGAGCTGTGCGACCGCGCGCTCGTCCTCTCCGGAGGCGTGATCGCCGCCGACGGGCCGACCCGGGACATCCTCGCCGACGCCGACCTTCTCGCCGCCCACCGGCTCGAACTGCCGTACGGCTTCGCCCTGCCGTGA